The DNA segment CACGCATCCGCCCAAGAGGCTGGAGGCAGCTTCACCATCGGGAAAATGTCCACTGCAAAGAAGCACCCTCACATGAGGATCCATCTCCCTCAGGGCTGCAAGCACCTGGGAACCTCCCATCTCTGGCATTACCACGTCCAACATCACAAGATCCACCTCACCCCGGTGGGTTGCATAGAGCTTGAGGGCCTCCCTGCCATTTTGAGCCTGCAAGACACTGTAGCCCAAAGCCTCCAGGAGTCTTGTGCCCACCTTCAAGATCATTTCCTCGTCGTCCACAAGCAGTATCCTGCCTTTTCCCTTTGATGTACCTGCGCCAGCATCCTCTCCATGGGCCTTTTCCTGGAGCCCGGGAAGGTAAACCGTGAAGGTGCTGCCAGCTCCAAGTTCACTCTCTGCTGTCATGAATCCGCCGTGACTTCGGACTATGCCATATGCGGTTGAAAGCCCAAGCCCAGTACCCTTCCCAACCTCCCTGGTGGTGAAGAAAGGCTCGAACACCCTTTGAAGGGTGGCTTGCTCCATTCCCACTCCTGTGTCCTTTACAATGATCTTTACAAACTCGCCCGGAGAGACGCCGTGAGGTCGGGAGTGTTCCTCGTTGAGGGAAATGTTCTCTGTTTTCACAAGAAGCTCACCTCCTTGGGGCATGGCCTGCACCCCGTTGAGAAGCAGGTTCATCAAGACCTGTTCCAGGAGGTTCCTGTCACCCTTAACAGCATGAAGCGGGCGAGTTAGCTCCTGTCGAATGTTCAGATGCTTGTGGGTCGCTGCAAAAAGAGAGCACACCTCTCCCACCAAGTGGTTTGGATCCAGCATGCCCACCTCGACCTTCTCCCATTTGGCTGATCTAAGGATTTGCCGGGCCAGCTCGGCTCCGCTTCGCACAGCTTCCTCTATGGCCCTGAGCCGTTCACACCTGGGATCCTCCCGATCCATTTCCAGCAGAAGCAGTGATACGTTTCCCTGAATCGCCATCAAGAGGTTGTTGAAGTTATGGGCAATGCCTCCTGCCAGCGTTCCAAGGGCCTCCAATCTTCTGGACTCTTGAAGCAGATCTTCCAGTTCTTGGCGTTTCTTTTCTATGGCTTTGCGTTCCGTAAGATCTCTTATCCAGACATGAATTCCAGGTTCATCATCGAATTGTATGCCTTTGGCCAGGATTTCCCCTTCAAGGGTTGAGCCATCTTTTCTCTGCAGCCTGACCTCGTAATTGCTGGGTGGATTCTCTCCCTTCATACGCGCCTCTCCCCTGGCTCGAGTAAGAGCCTGGAATTCAGGGGCATAAACCACCCAGTGATCCCTTCCTATCAATTCCCCTGGTTTGTAACCCAGCATCTCGTGCAGCATCCTGTTGGCATACACGATCTTGGGCCCCTTTTGTATGAATATGCCGTCGAAGCTGTTTTCCACCAAGGAACGGTACCACTCCCAGGGGGCGAAAACCCCAAGCGGATCTTCGCTTTGCAAGGAAGCCTCGGGAGGTGTTTGCCGTGCCTTCTGAGCCGACTCCAACTCAGAAACGCGCTTTCTCAGCCTTTGGATTTCCTTTGAAAGCTCAGCCAGGTCTTGATTAGGTTCCGAGGCCATCTCCGGGACCTCCTAACCCTCATTGTTCATGAGCCTTAGGTATTAGCGAGCCAGCCAATGATATGCTCAAGCTTGGCCTTTCTCCAAGCCCGATGAGCTGGGAATCTGCCCCGGACCCGGATGCATGTTGGCATATTTTCAGTTCTCAACTGGCCTCAAACCCGAAAAGGAAAAAATGGCACTATTTAAGAAAACCAACTAATCCTACCATATCATGGGCACAGCCCCCATGTCCCCCTACCATTGAATGATGCGGGTGAAGGACTTTGCTGTTTCCCGATATTTTTTCTCTTCTCATGAAAAACGGGTATGATCAACATGACTCTTATCATATGGAAGTGTTCACTGGCTTCAATTCCCCAAGGGTCATGCCCAAATGAATGTTGAGGCCGAGTAGTCTTCCCTGGATACTATTTTCTTGATGTTTATCAGAGGATGCCACATGATCAAATACCTGTCAAACCGTCCACTTTGGGAAACGCGCTCAGATGGTTTTCCTTGACAGGAATCTTTTCTTAACCTAAAGAAAGACCGAGTCGTATGTTTGGGGGCAAGAGGTGAGCAGGCCTTGACAGCATCATAGAGTGCGCGGATTTGTGGGTGGCTGCAGGCTCTTTTCAGCCGTCATCCCAGCCACCTATTGGTTTGAATTTCTTGGAATTGCACTGGGGCAGTTGGATTATTCGGGTCTGTGTTGGCGAGCCTGTACAAATGAAGCCATCAGCAGAGAAAAGCACATTTTTTACCGAAGCCATAAGCCCAAATAAAGAGGTCCTGGAGATTCTAAGGCAAGCCCAACTTCCCACGGCCGATATCGTAAATAACCTCAATCTGCTGGGGATGCGCGAGGCCGGCAGACTGGTGGGTGTTGTTGGAATCGAGGTTTACGGCCGGGTGGGCATGCTCCGCTCCCTTGCGGTAGTTTC comes from the bacterium genome and includes:
- a CDS encoding response regulator, with amino-acid sequence MASEPNQDLAELSKEIQRLRKRVSELESAQKARQTPPEASLQSEDPLGVFAPWEWYRSLVENSFDGIFIQKGPKIVYANRMLHEMLGYKPGELIGRDHWVVYAPEFQALTRARGEARMKGENPPSNYEVRLQRKDGSTLEGEILAKGIQFDDEPGIHVWIRDLTERKAIEKKRQELEDLLQESRRLEALGTLAGGIAHNFNNLLMAIQGNVSLLLLEMDREDPRCERLRAIEEAVRSGAELARQILRSAKWEKVEVGMLDPNHLVGEVCSLFAATHKHLNIRQELTRPLHAVKGDRNLLEQVLMNLLLNGVQAMPQGGELLVKTENISLNEEHSRPHGVSPGEFVKIIVKDTGVGMEQATLQRVFEPFFTTREVGKGTGLGLSTAYGIVRSHGGFMTAESELGAGSTFTVYLPGLQEKAHGEDAGAGTSKGKGRILLVDDEEMILKVGTRLLEALGYSVLQAQNGREALKLYATHRGEVDLVMLDVVMPEMGGSQVLAALREMDPHVRVLLCSGHFPDGEAASSLLGGCVGAIRKPFTLEELGKTLQTLIPSRQ